One Pangasianodon hypophthalmus isolate fPanHyp1 chromosome 7, fPanHyp1.pri, whole genome shotgun sequence genomic window, CGTCTAAGCGAGCCCCCCTGCTGGAGATCGAGTCTCACCCGTGGCTGCAGGGTGTGGATGCGTCTCCGTCGCCCGTCTCCCCTCACTGCAGCCTCTCTCCTCAGGAGCACGAGCTCATCCTGCAGGCCATGAGCTCCGGGAACATTGCTGACAGAGACACCATACAGGAGTGAGTAGAGTCAGTTATGTAGTAACATACTGCTATATTCTACATATATTCTAAGACTAATGCCATCTGAagtaaagatatatatattagaaacaTTCTGTATATTAAATGATGCacaagattatttttaatttatgactCACTATGCTTTATGGGCTTTATTTGTAtggtttattttctaaaattagCAAGAATATGGATATTGAATAATGTTTGAATTTTTCATTGGATAGATTCTATTCTAATTGGAAAAGGCTTAGATCTTGATCTTGATTTATAGactattataaaattataatattaatatatttcactCAAGATTTATAGACCgttgctttttatttatctctGACCTTTACGTTTTAAACCGGGTTCAGGACAGCTAAACTAAATGCTattaagtaaaaatgtaaagctgAGTGTTACATGATACATGGAATCCTATAAGATAAAATGTTCAAAACCCTAAAAAtgatctatatctatatctatatctatctatctatctatctatatagcTATagatatattcatttattcagttggTTTGCAAACAATCCCTTTGTGTCCTCTAGGTTTGTGAAAATGTCTCACTTTGACTCAATTTTAATTCTTTCAAATTTCAGTCTATttcttactttgtttttttttttgtttgtttgtttgccatttttgattaaaaaaacaatttgattAGAAGTACTATCTCTGTCTACTGAATGATACAAATAACTTCCTGGGGTTGCGATTCATATGTGTTTAATaatcttctgtgtgtgtgtgtgtgtgtgtgtgttagagcctTGGAGGCTGACCGGTATAATCACATCACAGCCACGTATTACCTGCTCGGAGAACGCATCCTACGGGACAAACAGGAGTTGAATGGTCTCAATCCagagcagagacacacacagtgagtcacACACATACCATCATAAATACATGAGGCTGGCCtgcataataatttttttttcttttttttttttgcatcatgaCGATCCCTCAATTTATCAAAACACTCACACATAAATTCAGAGACTGGTCAGAATTCCCACtgaacacaatataaaaaatgtttgttagagctctcatttgcatattgcaggcTTCTGCACTATCAGTAAGTATAACATCTTGATAACGATTAACAaacaatatattgtgcagcTGTCATACATACACATGCTTGTTGTTTCATTTGTAGTTCCCTGTTTAACAGGGTCCTGCGTTTTATGATAATGGTTGTCACACACTTGGCAAGATTGACACTTCAGAAATTGATGTCAATTTCAGAAGTGGGTATCAAAGTTGAGTGATTTTGATTCCTGCCATTCTAGCAGCATAtatacaaaatcacaaaataagCCAAGAGCAAATGCAACTGTATGTTAATAcataacatttatttctgttgGCCTCAAAGATTTCAGATAGCCAAAGAATGGCAAGAGTGGCCCTTACCTGAAGAGATAAAATTAGGATCATTGATAGGATTTGTTAGGATACTTTTATATTTGGATTTTGTTTCATATGCTGGTGGAatacagctgtgtttgtgtgcatgcatcACTCATCTCAACTGTGGATGATAGCATAATATTAGTAGAGTTAACTTTTAGAAAAATGGTTCTATAATGCTATAATCTACAGCCTTCTCCTCACAAGTAAGTAGAGGAGAAATAAGCTATGCTAATATAAGAACTTGCATAGACTACATTACATAGTCTTAGATTTCCATAGCCCTGTATAAAAGAATTACTCCCTGTTCTAATACATCTCATTCAAGTGTGATCATTTGTTGGTTGAAGGAATCCTTTTACAGCCATGCATTAGCAAAATAGGGGGGATGTGCAACCATATTATatctgtgtgttatttcttcAACAGGAGGCCTTTTTCTGAGCCTCTGGACCTGGTGGAAGGCCGGGGCCCTCAGGCTGATGCTCTCAGAGATGCTTCTTTGGCTCATGTCACCCAGTTGGGTTCCGTGTCTCCGGGTTTCTCCCGAAGGGGAGTGTGTGAGTCTGGAGACCTGCTGGCTCCCAAACCCAGCCGTCAGGACACATCCTTCAGTGATTTTGGCAATCCCAGCTCTTGCCTAggtctcagtctccgctctgtACCTCCAGACCCACCTCCGGTGGTCAAAAGTCTTAGAGCTTTGCATCAGATctgtgaggaagaagaggaggaggaggaagaggaagatcaACCTGTTGTACAATGTAGCAAAGCCAGCTTGGTGCCATTAGCAACACCCCCTCTGGACACTTCTCCCAGATGTTGTTCAGTATCAAAAGCTCCAAGTGTCTCAGAAAAGCTGGGGGGAAAGGAAAAGAGCAAGGGACATGGGCTTTCTGATGTCCTAGCAGAGGATGAGGAGCTTAAAGGAGAGGGGGAGACAGTCACAGAGGAGAGTCAAGGGGATGACAccagcaaaaaaacaacaacaaatgagGAGACAGCATCCCAGATAGAAAAGCACTCATATATGTCTGAAGATAAGCAACAGATGGATCAAAGCCTGCAGAAGTCCAGTGGACCTCCACCAGCAGCTCATGTTCAGAAGGACCACACTGAGGGAAccaggaaagaaggaaaagccTCTGACAGAGCTGTagatgagagacagaaagaccaTCAGCAGCTAGTTGGGCCTCCTGCAAATGGCAGGACTGAGGAGAGGAACCACACAGAGGAATCAGGCACAGATAAGCATAAAGAACAGAACCAGAGTCTTCAGAAGCTGGCTGAATCACTGTCAGCAGCACACACTGAGGTTGACACTGAGAATCCAGGTAAAGCAGTGAAAGCCTCAGACAGAGCAAaaagtgaaagacagaaagacctTCAGAAGACAGACAAATGTTTTCCAGtggccaggacagagaagaccCAAAATGAAGACCCAAGCAAAGCACGAAAAGCTTCAGACAGGGCTGAAGATGAGAGAAATAAGGACCTTCAGAAGAAAGACAGACCTTTACCAGCAGCACAGATTGAGGATAAGAACCACATTGAAGGACCCCAAAAAGCAGGAAGAGCCTCAGACAAAGCTGAAGATGAGGGCCATAAGAATCAGAGCCTCCAGAAGCTAGACAGATTTCCAGCACCACCTAGGCTTGATCCTGTGCAGTGTTGCTGGGGCCAGAGTGAACTCTCCAATGACACTCTGgaagacaacaacaacacccCGTCCAAGCCGAGGCTGCTTGACACCAGTGTCATTTCAGCCCCCTGCGTCTCTCCGCGATTCCTACCCAAGAATCACTGCGTGGACCTGAGACCAGATGGAGTTGAAACCCGCAAGGTGCCTGGAGAAGCCGAGAGGACGGAGGAGACATACGGCAAACCTCAGCAGGGTCAGCGCGGATCCAGGGATGCTGGCACAGACTCCAACAAGAACAAGAATGTGAATCTGCGAGAGCGCCTGCTGCAGTTCCCACTCTGTGAGAAAGCTCTGTCATTCAACATCCAGCCCACATCCAAAGAGAAACTGCTTCCCTTCGCTCAGTATAACTGTTGCCATGTGCTATAGGGGAGACATCTGAAAGCTGTCCAGATCTCTCTGGCATTCCACAAAGCTTGTCAACAAGTTCCTGCTTTTCTCCCCTCTTTACCAGTAATGGGTTTTTAAAAGACACAGCACATGTCCTTGTCTCTTACTGTGATCTCGGAGGTGCtctggctacacacacacacacacacacacacacagagccacatCTATTCACTGTACACCCATAGCCTCCAATGCCCTTTACCCAGCATTCCCTGCTGTTTTCCTGTGTGGCGGCTAACGTCCTAGCGCTGCTGTGTATATAGACATCTAATCTATATCTACTTGCGATTTGTGCAATCTCAGTGACCTTTTATTAGAACTAGCCTATGTCTTGAGAGTGTAGGAGCCCTGTGAATAAAACAGTTGCTTGTTGTTTTGCACTGTAGCAGCTTCTCTAGAGCAGAGCTTTACCTAAAGAGATGTGAAGCATTAAGCGGCACACGTAGGGCAAACATTAAAGAAACAGTTTGAGCAAAAGCTCCTATATGAAAATTGAATATGATCcaatatataaatagaaaatattgCAATCATATCTGAGTGAGCGCATCTGGAACCACTGCTCCAGCGGCACAACTTACCAGAAACAAGAGTCCTCCCTGCCCACAGAATCATATTCATTTTGTTCGCAATTTTACATGCACTAGCTAACCTTAGTTACTTGTCTAACTTTTAAAACATTGAATAAaacgtttatatatatatatatatactttcaGTGCCAGTGCCAGAAATGGGGAGCACTgtataccatatatatatatatatatatatatatatatatatatatatatatatatatatacttatacgTGAAATGTCTTACCACAATTGGATGTTGATTCGCATTTCCTCCATAGacaaaactttattttacagcaaactAGAACACGAGTGGTCAGGTGGCCTCACATTGCTGTGTATAGAATGATTTCATCATCTGTCTAGGACTCTAGATGTTGTAATTTCAATACATTTTCCAATATATTACAGTTATTCCTTTACAGTATGGCTACACCAATTTAAAACCATTTACTGGGCAAGAATTCAGGGCTACTTGCATTATATTGCATTGGAACAGCTTTAAATCATAAAGTACTGAAGTTAGATAGTTGTTAAATGTGTCATTGGATCATTCACCACAAGTTCAGACGTAAATCGGATTACCTCACATGGAAATGTACACCAAATGAAAATATTGCTACTAGCCTTTCCATTTTATTAACTATTCATTAAACAGTACTAAAACTTGAACCAATTTAGGCAGAATTTGTGTAGCTTTGTTGAGTCTGGCACTGAGCTGGATTTTCTCAAAGCCTCGTAGCATCAATATCACCTTTACAAATTACAGTAAGcctcactcactgacacaatGACAAATGTCCCTATTGTACTGGCCCGAGTGTGTGTCGGGTTTCAGGATGCATGAAAGACATGCAGAGCATTTGACCACATATACATGAGCATGCTACATTAGCACTGATCAAAGTAGTATTAGCATCATGCTGGCTGGGCCGACCAGGGAAAGATGTAGAACGTATCTGTGATACAAGAACTTGGACTGAGGTTATTGTGAAGGCCGACGAGAGAAGACTGGTCTTCCTGAagctatgttttttatttttgtttcaaatgTGTACATGGTTATTCTGGAAAATGTTATCATATCAGAGTCTTACTAGGGGGATGGTAGAAACATGGTGACTTCATatcattcataattttttttgttttacttcatttttatttaattttatttaagagGGCCGTCATAAGAGAGTGAGACTACCTTGAATTAACTTGTTTGCCTCGGGGTGCATGTTGACTGTTGAGGAAGCAGTCTGTCAGTATAAGCTCTTGGACACATCTGGacatgtacagtgtgtatatattcttTTGAGCATGTGTGCTATTATCTATGTATATGCTATTGACATAATATTGTGTTTTCACCTAACATACCAAATACAAAACTAGCTCTCGGCATCAAACAGCGAAGAGAGGACAAGTAGCATCCAGAAAAAATTGTGAGGTTGTAGAAAAACGTTTAGAAACAAAAACTTCAAAGTTGTCACTAGTAACAGGCTAAGAATAGAGCAAATGTTCTCCTAATGCAGAAGTGTTTCGCTGTTTGTTAGTGCTATTGCGCAAAGCTGAATCAGCCAAGATCTTACATCAGTCACATGTAGAATTATAAATAACTACAaataacacacattcacaaaggTAATGTAGTCAAAGCAGTAGCGGTTATTGTTCTTCGGCTACTCTCACTAAGGTCTTTGTGGATGATTCAGTTCTTCTGCAGTATGAAGGACAAAATTCTTTTACTctaacaaaaacagttttctgAGACAACCTTATTTTTTGGACTAtaagacacatttttttgtccTTGCACAACTAACACCATCTAATACTGACATGATTCTCATGCTCTCTGCTGGTTTTTGATTTATGTTTGTAACAGTTACATATCACAAAACAGACTCTGCTTCTGCTTACATTTTAAGGTACATGTGCTTGTAATTATATGCcgatatttgtaaaaaaaaaaaaaaaaaaaaaaaaaagtataagaTATTAATAGGGATGGTGTATATTCAATTACAAGTACAAGTTGATTGGGCTTTCGACAGCAGTACAACTCTAACTTCACAACTTTCTTTTATACTGCCACCTCAATTTGTTTTCCGCTGTCCATTTCACACACCAATAGCAGCAGACACGCTTACTATGTCTGAACAAAATAATAGAATGCGAAATACCTGGTTGTTCGATGTTAAACTGAATATTTAGTAGAACAATGTCAGTAATATGTGCATAGCATTAATGTAATTGTCTGcttatttttataatacataACTACAATCATTACAACCAAAATGAGTTGACCTCAATTCTCAGCAGCTTTGATAAAGATAACGCTGTAGTTGAAACGTTAACTGTACACCAGCCGCCACAGGGCTACGCtgtaactgttgtataaaaatggTGGCTTCATTTTAGTGATATACAGCAAAGAGCAACTTGACTTTTTTttgaagggtgtgtgtgtgacttatAGTCCTGAATATACGGTACTGTTTCATCGACCAGTCAAAACATAGATGCCAATTTGTGACATGTTGACAGCCTCTCCAATAAACGACAGATAAGCTGGCCAAACTTCAGCCTACACAGAATGATCTGAGCTAATGCTAAATAATTGTAGTGCAGCGTATCTCTAATGTATACGGTGCATTAAAAACCATTAGAATCCATTTAATCCTTGAACTGAATTTATATGTTCTGTAATCATGCTACACCATAGATAAGAAAATTATTCTGGTAATATCATCGACGTCTTTGTCTAAAGTCTTCACAGTTCTCCAGTGTGACTACGGCCTTTAGCCATGAAGTGTTTTAGAGCAAATGACCTGTCTATAGGGAAGAGTTTCAGAATGTTTTATCGAAGGTCAGTGCATTAATTACTGCCTCACAAAAAAGAGGTTTGAAGTTTGCCTGTAGAATTTACCATTATTCCTTTCATATGGTTCTTCAGACTATAAAGTGTAAAGAACTAACACCTAAAGGAATGGTTATGTAAAAAATCTAACTGACATTTGctttttagttttgcactggagcttcGAAGCTATGGAAGTTtgtctcacccaaaatcttaTATGTGAATATCTGCTTCAAACCACGTGCAGTTTTTCAGACTCGCTGATGTGGTGTAGGACACAGTGTGTTCACtataatctataaacatgaataaaatatcactGTGTAGCTGAATGCTGACATTTTATGTGGGCAGACATTTTGGACAAGCAGAACCACCTTTACTTGTTGCTACAGCTTGGTATCACTCTGTCGCCCAGGTCCTGCCTCCCAAAGCTTAAAAGTGAAATGTTGTATTGGAATGCTGGGAGTTATGTGGATAATAATATAGGTCCACTTTGAATTTTAgaaatttatttagttaaaaatGAGTATAACAATTTTGTTTGAAGCAAGTATGTGAAGATTAGAGCATTAATTCACATATAAGATTTAGGATATTAGGGCCAgtgaaaaactaaagaagcatCCATGACAGTTTAGATAATGTGTAAACTGTgtacattagattttttttacactactCCTTTAATGATCATTGTCTGAGTGTGTATAGACGAGGGTTGTAAAGCACAAACCTGTACTGTGCTTACTCACAGACACTTTCTGACTACAGGCCTGCTCTAAACATTCGACTACACCTTTAGAAAAGGAGACAGACGTACATATCATGATTACCATTCTCCACTCACTCCTCACTTTTTCAGTTTCATTCTCATTGTCTCGGGTCTCCAGTTTACCGACCGGGGTAGAATGACATCTGGCTATGTCTAGAGTCCCATTGACCCTTATTAAAACAATGACTCTGTCTCAAtgagattaatttatttttgtatttatttattaaaacggAGTAAACCAAATGAatgtctgtgttgtgttttttatttatttattgtcattacaGTGCACATCTTGGTGAGTATAATGCTCACTCTTTGGTtccttgggttttttttataatagCTGCATAATAAAGCATCACTCAGCAGTGACTGGATTTCATAAAGGCATCAAATGACCACTACACACCTTATATAAACAGACGTTGCTGCAAGCAAAATTACTTGGATGCTAGATGATAAAGGTGCAGTAAAGTTGAAGTGCAAGGTATatgctgtgtctcaaatcacatatttATGTACCATTCTAGACTAATTATGAGTGCATAACTGATTAGTGTGTTTTCAatgagaaatatgaaaaaatagtACAGTAAAATTAGTCAGATGTTGGATTGTCTTTACTGAACAAATTAAGTGAAGAGTAATTTATACTTTTTACATTAACCTACCTTATCATGCACGGTAAAACAGAAGGGGAGGGGCTGTTAGCAGATAACAGACAGTTATGGCAGTGGAGAATTTGTtgctaaataaaattgttatagcctgacactgttttatttaacatcatgtgcaatttaatatcattttaccAAGTACAGAATGGT contains:
- the snrkb gene encoding SNF related kinase b — its product is MAATKSGSEGKIAGLYELDRTLGKGHFAVVKLARHVFTGQLVAVKIIDKTKLDSLAMGHLLQEVRCMKLVQHPNVVRLYEVIDTHTKLYLILELGDGGDLYDYILRHEGGVAERTAKVHFAQIVRAIAYCHRLHVVHRDLKPENVVFFRQQGTVKLTDFGFSNHFQPGTMLVTSCGSLAYSAPEILLGEEYDAPAVDIWSLGVILYMLVCGRPPFQEANDSETLIMIMDCRYTVPDHVSAECKDLISRMLQRDPSKRAPLLEIESHPWLQGVDASPSPVSPHCSLSPQEHELILQAMSSGNIADRDTIQEALEADRYNHITATYYLLGERILRDKQELNGLNPEQRHTQRPFSEPLDLVEGRGPQADALRDASLAHVTQLGSVSPGFSRRGVCESGDLLAPKPSRQDTSFSDFGNPSSCLGLSLRSVPPDPPPVVKSLRALHQICEEEEEEEEEEDQPVVQCSKASLVPLATPPLDTSPRCCSVSKAPSVSEKLGGKEKSKGHGLSDVLAEDEELKGEGETVTEESQGDDTSKKTTTNEETASQIEKHSYMSEDKQQMDQSLQKSSGPPPAAHVQKDHTEGTRKEGKASDRAVDERQKDHQQLVGPPANGRTEERNHTEESGTDKHKEQNQSLQKLAESLSAAHTEVDTENPGKAVKASDRAKSERQKDLQKTDKCFPVARTEKTQNEDPSKARKASDRAEDERNKDLQKKDRPLPAAQIEDKNHIEGPQKAGRASDKAEDEGHKNQSLQKLDRFPAPPRLDPVQCCWGQSELSNDTLEDNNNTPSKPRLLDTSVISAPCVSPRFLPKNHCVDLRPDGVETRKVPGEAERTEETYGKPQQGQRGSRDAGTDSNKNKNVNLRERLLQFPLCEKALSFNIQPTSKEKLLPFAQYNCCHVL